ACCGTCAGAGTTCTGTATACTCGTGCGGATATCTTCATCGCTTATATTCTTGCAAGGGTCAATTTCCTTCATATAGAGTAAGTAACTAAGAAATGTGACCACTAGATTTATCACACACAAAAAAGGAAATATGTGAACCACAAGATGAAACAGGTGAAAATTATGACACATACTGTTGCTAAAATGATGGGAATTTAAAATGTAGTTTGTAATGCCATATAGCTATATACGAAAGTAACACTAGCACGAGGTAATTGTTTCTGCCCAGAAACTAAAATGATCTGCAGGAAGATATACTAGTTTATTACAGTGCACAACTTTTTTCCCTACAGCATGTTGATATAGGGGCACAACATTTAAGGCAGAAAAATACTATAATGTGACTATGGAGAGCAGAACCCTTCCTGAAAGGGCAGATCTCAAGAAAATTCTCTGGTAAGGCATACTAAACTATCACAAGAAATTCCCAAAAAAGATAGAGGTCATCACCAAAGAACCAGCCATTTCACAAAATGCAAAATCAGTCTACATACAAAATAACTAAGGAAAAATCACCAGAATAACTTAATCTAGAAAATGGTAGAAGTTGCTGTTCGCTGTGaatttgtattttatttttattttttgccactGTGTAGGTCAGTTTATGACATGAAGTTTATGTCAAAGCATCACTTCCCACATTTATGCTCTCATAGCACCCACTAAAACCACTTAGCTCATGTAGTATTGTGAACAACATGGAGCCCAACTGACAAGCAGCAGCAAAGCGCTAAGGAGGCAAAATGGAACCTCCATCGCCAGGACCTGTTCCGCTCACTGCCAACCGCCCGCATCACTATTACACTGAAGCATCAACTGCTGCACCATGTTCCCAGCTGTGTCGCCCTGCCATGCTGCCCAGTAAGCCCAACTGTGTATCTAGTGGGTTTGCAGCAGCAAGGGCTTTCAGTTGTGACTAGATTGAGATTTTAAGCATGCGCTAACAATAACTGATGCATGCAGTCATTTTTCTCAGCAGCTGGCTGATGCATTACCAAGTCCAGGACCAGGAGTAACATATGCATGTGCTTTAGGAGTAGAAAGAGACACTCGCTTGTTTTTAATGAAGCAAAGGGGTATATTTGGCGGAGTGCTAGATGAAGCATAATTCTGTAACTAGTGAGTAGTATTTTTGTAAACTAGTCCCAGGGAGCACTATTCTCATTATATGCAAATTTAATTCTCATATTAACACACAGTGAACTGTAATAACATGGATACATGTCTGCtgtgtaaatatgtcaagctattGCTTTTGCAAACCTCCAAGCTTTTGACAAAAATTGACTGAAAAATGTAGTGAATTCTTGCTCCACCAGAAAGCTGATCTGTTGACACTTTATTTTTTCCCTCCACCATCGAAGAAAAAGCTGAAAACATGAAGATATTATTAACATTAGAAAAAGAATAGCATTGGGAAAATCAAACACTTCACAAAATAAGTTCTTAATATTCTGACATCTAAATTGTCATGTAACTAAAAGAGTTCCACAACGGTAAAAATAAACAAGCAAATGCTTTCTAGACAGTTAAGATAATTTAAAGATATAAGTACTTTTTCTGAGTTTTGAACTGATTATTGAATGGAACCGGACTACGAAGGATTGTTGATTGAGTCACCATAACAGCAATAGTTCTTAAAAATAGCAACAAAACAAAAATTAGTAAGTTAAGGTTTTACAATGAATGGAACAGATCATTCTTCCTTACCTTCACAATATTTTCCCAATATGTTCAATAGTTTGACTCCCTGACCAGCCTGCATATCGAAGACCAGAAAGGCAGGGTTGAAAAGTAAAAGAAAATGACACTAGAAACAAACCAACATGTGCGTGAAACAAGAGAAGACCAGGTAAATATATAGTTACTAAGAAAAACAACATGCATAAGGGAGTCAGGTGTGATGCGTCATGTATGTAGTTCAACAGAGCATGACATATGATAATTGTAATAGCTAATAAGTGATTCTCATGCCAATGCATATAAGATATAGCAAACTCTAAACTATGCACAGTTAAGGCATCCCAGCAATAGACAATTTCCATCATAAAGCAGGTATTCACAATTTATACTTATGTAATATCAGTATAATTACCGTCGATTCTGCCGTATCACCATATGCAGCATGTTCCTTGGCAACTGCTACCAACTGAGCATTTATTCGAGATTTCAAACCTGGAAGCATATCTGTGATGTGCTTTAGTAGAATCTGCAAATAAGAGCCAAGAGTTGCAATGATGAGGTGCACAGATAGAATCATTAGATGTATTAATATCACTTATGGAAGCATCATAGACAGTGTCTATGGATAAACGAAGGTGCCCATAGATAGTGCATCAATACATACGGCAAAGGCTTGACCTTTTTCAGCAAGGCGTTCATTAGTTACTATTCAAGAAGTATTATATTTCATTCACTTAAAAGTTTTGTTAACCACACCAACTTTTATCAAGTTAATCTCTCAGTTACATGCTAAAACTAGAGGTTTCAACTTAAACATGAAAAATCATTCATTGACCCACTATCTTGCAGTAAATTGAGAATAATTCATCCTAGATCAGATTAGGGTCAAAAAAACATTTCTCCTGGAGCCTGAGTATGTTGATGTTTGTTCAGGATATTATTCGTAAGTGAAGTACAAAGAGATTAAACACATAAGCAACATAAGCAATACAGGGGCAAGAAAAGTACAACTAATACTTAACAGCAATGTGTCAATACCATATTTAACTTCTTGGCCAATTGAGGAACACCACAACATTGTGAAAGACCATGATAAGCCtgttaaaagaaaagaaaataaatacaaTCAGACACAGCTTATAAGAAAATATGCCTAGTCACAATGGATAGTACTGCTGCAAGAAAATTCACAGGTTCCAGGCATACAGGTAGAGTCGAGAAAAACTTCTCCTCAAAGGCAAGTGCATCTTTGATGCTTCGGTTAAAGTTGATGTCCTGTAGGAATCATCCACTTGTGTTAGATTAGAAGTTAGAACAAATAACTTTATCTATTTAGGCAGTAGTAGCATTATCATTAACTGCTAAGATCCAAGTTTAAATAACCAATTGAATTCACTACCAACACATATCAAAAACTAAGAAGTTAGAAATATAACAGCACAGCACATGAGTTTCTTGTCGTGTttttatgagagagagagagagagagagagagagagagagagagcaatcaGAACATGAAATTCAAAACGGCAAACAAAATTATCAGGGTTTGTGGTTTTGCCTCGGAATATACCTCTTGGCTGCGATTCACAATACCTACATAACCAAGCTTGAGGGGGATTGCATTTCCCAGTAAAAAGTTACGAGCATCAGTACCCCTGTCCATGATGTCCAACTAAGGCCATTGAAAAACAAATCAAAATTGTCATCACAGAAACAGAGTAAGGTAACAACTTTGCAGTATTAATTTTGTACACACATTAATACCTTGGTGATAACACCAATTGTACGAGATCCTGCCAGAAAGACAGCAAACAGTTAAGTTTACACTTCTTAGCTACAAGGAACTTCATAATAAATTCTTCCATAGAGTTGCTTAAGTACCATCAGGATCACCAAGCCGTGCCAGTTGAAGAGCATCAGAATTAGCTAAATCTGCATTTGCGGGTGAGACGGCCAAGATAATGCAGCTTGGATGCTTGATGTATTGCATGATCATTGTTCTTATTCTTGACTCAATATCACTAGGCTGATCTCCGACCGGAACCCTTGTAATTCCAGGGAGGTCAACCAAGGTGATGTCAATTACATTTGGTGAGAAGATTTTCAGACGAATCTGTTTGTCAGAGACACCTTTGTTACCTCCAGCTTCTTTGTCCGTTTCCGACTGAAAGCAGGCAATATATTTCTCTCGTGAGAACATTATGAAGGCATGCAATTAATAAATAATACAGTTTCAAATATTACTTGAGAGGTGCTACAAATAGAAAGAGTGGAATAAGATGAATAGAGGGGGAAAATCAGTGTCTCTCAAGACTAAGATAAACAAAACAGAAGGAACAAAGTAAAATATTCAGGACTTAAATGTTTACTAATACAATGAAAACTTAAGTTAGACAAGAAAAAAATAGACATATAGACAAATACtgcctccattccaaaatacaTTATGTTCGTCCTAGAAAGCCTGCAGTCAAACTTCTCTACCTTTGACCATCAattgcctgggggggggggggggggggggggggggggggggctgggcttACTAGTTACTACTATCACATGAGAAAGCAATTACAAACTCTCCGGAGTGTTCCATTAAGGCAACCTTTCTGAATGTAAGTATATTTATCATGTATGATCCTCCCGCATGTTAGTGTCCAACTGGCTTCGGCATTTGAGCAAGGCTAACAAGCACCAATAGGCTAACAAGAACAGAACTATCTTCAAACTTTGTCCTGATGATGATTGTACCACCATAAAGAAATAATTGTGTGCACGAGACTGACTGGAAGGTCCATAGTAATGTTAAAAGTGCATGATTCACAATATCTGCTGCAAAGTTTAAGCAACAGTTATTTTCGACAAGAAAAACTAGTGTGAAGATGGACATTAACTGATAAAATTCTAGCCAGTACTATCGGCGGATGCTAGTGCAGAAGTAACACAGCATGTCAGCACAATTGTTGCTCCGTCCgcaaactacaaaaaatgcaaATTATGAATAGTTGTAGTGGTACTCTTACGAACTAAATCCTTTACTTAAGTCATGGAATCAGCAAAACAAAAATGCCTATAGAGTACAAGAAGCGAACAAGCAAAGCTACAGCCGTCACCAAGGCTGACGCACAATTTTTGGGTAGCCAGCATTACAGCAAACATGTTGCATACACTCGGAAAACAAGCGAAGCTACATCAATCTGTGAGGCCGAGGCACTCGTTTCAAGCCCCCAGCGACAGCAAACATGTCACCCGCACGCAGCAAAGCAAAGCTGCAGTAATTCCAGAGAAACTGACCTGGATCTCGCGCTTGATGTGTTCGAAATCGTCGAATCGGCGGCCGGGGGCGTGGAGGAACTCGCCCCACTCCTCGGGGGCCGAGTGGCGCACGAGCTGGAGCACGAGGGGGCGGCGCGTGCAGATTTCGGGGCCCCTCGGGAGGAAGTCGCGGCCGACGAGCGCCTCCAGCACACTCGACTTGCCGCTGCTCTGCCCGCCGATCGCCGCCACCTGTGGCAGCTCCACGCCGGCGGCGGCTTCACCATCCAGCCGCGCCATGATGTCTTGCAGCCTATTGACGAGCGGGATCACGGCTTGCCCCACTGTCGCCGgttgcgccgccgccgcagcagcagccgCTGCCGAGTCAGCCATCGCCGCCGACAGTGTTGGGTTTTGGGAGACTAGAGGGTACGCTTTGGGGctcttttccttctttttcttcGCTGGGGTTTTGTGTGGATGTGCGTATTGTGTGAGGTACCTGCAGCATCAAAACAGAACGAAAATTGACAAAATGGAAATGAAAACGGAAGTTTACAAAGTTTCCCATACAAGCGAAAACAAAACAACATTTTTTCGATGGAATTTATGGAGAAAAGGAGTTTCCATCTGTATATGTATAAGAAAACTCTTCTAATCACCCGGCGGATCACGTCGTTTCGTCCGTGCCAGGCCCAAGTGGTTTTATCGATCTATTTGGAAAATTGTATGAAGGAAATCATGATCTAGCTCGGATCTGAGATGTATTGTTGCTATAAGAGGAGTTGTATTGTCTAGGGTTCTAACCCATAGTTGGCAATTGGGGAAATCAACATGAACTTTCGGGCCACAGTCCGGCTGGTTATAAGCAGAGTAATGACAACTAGTGGTAAAGAAAGTGAAACGCTATAGTGGCAACGGTGACATCGGAAGGTGGAGACGCGTTGTAGACGCAGGAGCCATCGTCGTCGTCCGTTGTTGCTGAAGCGATATTGTCTGAAACACTGCACCTTTTTTAGTGAAGACTGAAAGTGTTAACTGAACCACCAACAGTTAGTCATGACATTGCCTCCTTGTAAGATTCGACGTGTCCTTATGACGCTTGTGCTGCATTACACCAAGCTTGGGTTGTCACTTTCAAAAACTCCGGAAAAGTATACTTAATAAATCGGCAtcctcccaggtggcctcatcagAAGATAAATTTCGTCATTGTATCAACTATTGTGTCACCGGCATGTTATGCCTAGAAACTTGTCTGAAGAACCTTTATTGGGCAGTACCATGGACTAGGTATGGATTTTGAACCAATATGCTTTTTCAACTGACTAACATGGGAACTGGATGAATTTTCACATGCTCAGGAAACTGAAGTTTGTAAGCAGGCTTGCCAATCTTATGTACAATGAGAAATGGTCCATAATACTTATGTTGCAATTTTAAGGCGCCTCTGAAACCATAAACTGCTAGTCTGTAGGGAGACATTTTGAGGTATACCATATCTCCCACCTCAAAAACTCTCTATACTCTTTTAAGATTTGTATAATTTTTCATTCTGTTCTGGACTTGCAGTAAGTTGTTTTTTAGTTGCTCCAGCATCTGTTGCTTAGCAGACAGAAAGTTGTGAGCTTCTTTCACCTAGGGTCCAGGTATGGCTAGTTCAAAAATTATTGGAGGGGAAAAGCCATAAATAGCTTGAAAGGGCAACATTTTGATAGCAGTGTGGTATGTAGTATTATACCAATATTCAGCTAGAGATATCCAAGAGCACCACTTTAGGTATTGTACTTGCCATGCATCTCAGATAAGTCTCAACACATTGATTAACTCATTATGTTTGGCCATCAGATTGAGGGTGGTATGATGTATTGTACATTAACTCATTTTTCCAAGCAAAAAAATTATCCTTCCACAATTTGCTGGTAAATATTATGTCTCTGCATGATATGATCAGTTTGGGTGGTCCATGTAACCTGGctatatgtaacaccccggatgtaactttcccaatttgtaatccaactcttgccgtttccggcgttaagttatatttatttctcgggttcgggtctttgtctccgtgtgttgttttcgttttcatgcatctcatatcatgtcatcatgtgcattacttttgcatacgtgttcatctcatgtattcgagcattttccccgttgtctgttttgcattccggcgcttcgttcttctccggtggccatttctaactttctttcgtGTATGGGGATTAAACGTTTCCGGATtgaaccgagacttgccaagcggccttggtttactaccggtagaccgcctgtcaagtttcgtatcatttggacttcgtttgatactccgacggttaaccgagggaccgaaaaggcctcgtgtgtgttgcagcccaacacccttccaatttggcccaaaacccaccaaactctgctccatcatctagagcgttcgatcacgatcgcgtggccgaaaaccgcacctcatttggactcccctatctccacttatgcctataaatagccccccccccccgtttttcggatctctcctcccccacgaaaccctaaaaattccctcgcgccggccggacgtgtccgacccagCCGGACAactcgcgccaccgccgccgaccaaTCCAGCGCCGCCATGTGTCGCCCTCCGCCGCCAACAGCCGCTGGCCCGCGGAGCCCAAGTCAGGCCCCCACGcggcccgatccgcccgccgcctcctacctcgtccgccgccgccctctccagcGCCGGTGGCCGGCGCAGCCACGGGCCACTACCGCGccctcctcctcccgagccgcacgcgagctcgtcgccggcgccctccgccgccgccagcccgcggttgccgcctcgccgccggcgggtccCCCGGCGCCGGATCCGCCCGACCCGGGCCTCCCCCGACTTCCCCGGCACcgctccggcgagagctccggccgccgcgccctttTTTTCCGGTGAACCTCGAGCAGCTACAGTGCAGCGCCGCGCCTCGGTTTCCAtgcgaaaccctagatctgatctGAGAGGTTGATTTTTTTTTACTAAGGCCCAGAATTCCTGATCCAAGTTGCTCTGTtcgaggctccgtaactttgcatccgtagctcccattcatgcatatagcatatcaaaatgttcatctcagagagtgcatcatttcaatccattgcatcattttcgtttgagctcatcttgatgcccaaaatgctgttagaaggaggcttcgtgagttaattgtcagatctgctagttcatcttagacttttgtcatttttgccatgattaatgtgtgcatgatatgcctgtgagtcatTCATATGTTTtcttaagcattttgtcttctttccagaggtgcaacccatgcatttttaggatatatgtggtgacttgtgcaagcttgcaaagtgaggcacccggtaaatctgttttcagggacttagtagttttcactaagtctgggattatttagttcatgatgccatatgttcagcttgtttcctagtgatccgtgtctcttttgaggatggtcagtaaaggagttttgttaatcatgttatgctctatccatccatgtctttgtttgaaattatggagccccctagcttgagtcaatcgagctctacttttgcttcatggtgaatctgggcagatcgtcaactcgtttgcgattttgccgatgttattgtagttgatccgtgcatgctatgccattgttcttgccatgtatagcttgtattttgtgccttcttaatgtatgtatgcctgccttgccatgacttgcaccgtggtaagggcatcgagctcgtttacatgccttcgtgagttatattttagcatgtctcagttttcactaagtctgaaaactgattgtgttttagctatgttcgtgtgcttgttagtatattttgtgaccccttttggccccaggtcactttgggtcttttgttaagcttgttgagtagctccatgccatgttcttacttgtcttaatcaggtcatgtttcatgttgttttgctgctccgaaaagggcttcgtgatctgaaatttcagacaagtgttaatttcactaagtctggaatctgttttgcatttgcgtttttgccatgcttgttagaACCTCATAttggatgaactggccgtggctcagtgctagtcttttgttaagcatcgtGTGTGAatccatgccatgtattttgttgtcttgtttggttgctgtagcatgttcatttcattgcatttagatgcctacttgctgtaaattgcagaccggtgtcattttgaaacgcttgccatttccaaaccgtaactccgattccggtgttctttatatcgttttcaagcgatttcttctcatctttccagtggaacacttggaattccaagttgaggccaggttcatgcattttcctgtcatatcttgcattttgcatcccgcatcgcatcccgcatagcatatcatcatttcatcatattggttgagtttgcacatggttgattgtatccttgttgcttgtttgtcttgttgggtagagccgggagacgagttcgctaacgaggagaccgttgagtttgcttttgaggatccagtcaactctgacaactgtgcaggcaagatgatcataccctcgaaatcactactatctttgctatgctagtttgctcgctcttgctatgccaatgctatgatgcctaccttttgcttgtcagcctcccaattgccatgtcaaacctctaacccaccttgtcctagcaaaccgttgattggctatgttaccgctttgctcagcccctcttatagcgttgctagttgcaggtgaagtttggagccgttccttgttagAATATTTACttacttattgggatatcattatattgctatgctattttaatgcatctatatacttggcgaagggtggaaggctcggcctctcgcctagtgttttgttccactcttgccgccctagtttccgtcatatcggtgttatgttcccggattttgcgttccttacgcggttgggttataatgggaaccccttgatattttgccttgattaaagcttttccagcaatgcccaacattggttttatcattcgccacctagcctttctttcccttgggttctgcagactcaagggtcatctaattttaacccccccgggccagtgctcctctgagtgttggtccaaccgagcgatgttcggggctaccaggggcaactctaggctggcctacccgacgtcttgctcatctgagtgtgccctgagaaagagatatgtgcagctcctatcgggattttgtcggcgcattcgggcggtgttgctggtcttgttttagcctgtcgaagtgtcttgagttatcgagataccgagtctgatcggaacgtcttgggaggaggtctattccttcgttgaccgtgagagcttgtcatgggctaagttgggactcccctgcagggattgaactttcgaaagccgtgcccgcggttatgggcagatgggaatttgttaatgtccggttgtagataacttgaaccttaattaattaaaatgaatcaactgagtgtgttaccgtgatggcctcttctcggtggagtccgggaagtggacacggtgttggagtaatgtttgcgcaggttgttcctctagtttttcacgctcgtgctttgcctcctcttctcgctctcttttgcgaatatgatagccaccatatatgctagtcgcttgctgcagctccacatatattgccttacccttcctataagctta
The window above is part of the Triticum aestivum cultivar Chinese Spring chromosome 2A, IWGSC CS RefSeq v2.1, whole genome shotgun sequence genome. Proteins encoded here:
- the LOC123189031 gene encoding dynamin-related protein 3A, with protein sequence MADSAAAAAAAAAQPATVGQAVIPLVNRLQDIMARLDGEAAAGVELPQVAAIGGQSSGKSSVLEALVGRDFLPRGPEICTRRPLVLQLVRHSAPEEWGEFLHAPGRRFDDFEHIKREIQSETDKEAGGNKGVSDKQIRLKIFSPNVIDITLVDLPGITRVPVGDQPSDIESRIRTMIMQYIKHPSCIILAVSPANADLANSDALQLARLGDPDGSRTIGVITKLDIMDRGTDARNFLLGNAIPLKLGYVGIVNRSQEDINFNRSIKDALAFEEKFFSTLPAYHGLSQCCGVPQLAKKLNMILLKHITDMLPGLKSRINAQLVAVAKEHAAYGDTAESTAGQGVKLLNILGKYCEAFSSMVEGKNKVSTDQLSGGARIHYIFQSIFVKSLEEIDPCKNISDEDIRTSIQNSDGPKGAMFLPEVPFEILVRKQIGRLLDPSLQCAKFIYDELVKISHGCLTSELQKYPILKRRMGESVSNFLRDGLRPAETMITHIIEMEMDYINTSHSSFIGGSKVVELAKHEGLSSRGPTSLSVHKDGVGISSEAQLKSSTENNVQLKSERGQKSRAVFARDTSRGAIAEKGFQPDTDAGTSVAGGGQNGHSLVGGSLSSMSDPRVYSLNSLYSMIRLREPPSTLKPSENKTDRDRTEIAIVKLLVKSYYDIVRKSIEDAVPKAIMHFLVNHTKRELHNVLIRKLYRESLLDDMLRETDEVLIRRQRIQETLQVLEQAHRTLEEFPLEAEKVERGYSLSEYGTGLPNIPGLSNRNPRGILP